A genomic region of Friedmanniella luteola contains the following coding sequences:
- a CDS encoding MMPL family transporter, giving the protein MTGRRSVWAVLALAVVSSGLVIGLSPGLEVNDDPTAGLPASAQSTAVAELQQQLPSGQLDPALVVYSRPGGTLTEADVAAIAAQGADLGPLALDGRVSPPQVSPDRTAALVAVPLSGEVTGKENSTRVADIRAVVRAGLPDGVLAQVTGGAGFSADISAAFDGANLTLLATTASVVALLLVLTYRSPVLWILALAVVGAADQVVASLVGLVSQGSSIPFDESTTGIVSVLVFGAGTDYALLLIARYREELQRTEDRRQAMRDAVTGAGPAIAASGTTVVLALLTLLAAAFGGTRAIGVAGAIGIAVALLFGLVVLPAALVVCPRGLFWPLVPRVGATRGRGRVWRRIGEATARRPWPVIAASVVLLVGLSAGTLTTGYGLSQEDTFRTRAESVEGLQTLSASFPAGVVSPVVVMTTPDRADAMVTATRAVPGVADAGRGESTASLAEVDVVITAEPDTAASYDTVRALRTASATVDPGAVVGGSVATSLDARDASLRDLRVITPLILLVVALVLVALLRALVAPLVLILTVVLSFFAALGAGSLAFTLVFDFPALDYQVPLLAFLFLVALGVDYNIFLVSRAQEESLRHGTRAGVVEALAVTGGVITSAGILLAAVFTVLGVLPVIVLTEIGIIVGLGVLLDTLLVRTVLVPALVHLLGDRFWWPRRLPRHADAPVAAEPAEVTPRRALV; this is encoded by the coding sequence GTGACCGGACGACGCTCGGTGTGGGCGGTGCTGGCGCTGGCGGTCGTGAGCAGTGGCCTGGTCATCGGGCTGAGCCCGGGGCTGGAGGTGAACGACGACCCGACCGCGGGGCTGCCCGCGTCGGCGCAGTCCACCGCGGTCGCGGAGCTGCAGCAGCAGCTGCCGTCCGGCCAGCTCGACCCGGCGCTCGTGGTCTACAGCCGTCCCGGCGGGACGCTGACCGAGGCCGACGTCGCCGCCATCGCGGCCCAGGGCGCGGACCTGGGCCCGCTGGCCCTGGACGGCCGGGTCTCGCCGCCGCAGGTGTCCCCGGACCGGACGGCCGCCCTGGTGGCGGTCCCGCTGTCGGGGGAGGTCACGGGGAAGGAGAACAGCACCCGGGTGGCGGACATCCGCGCCGTGGTCCGCGCCGGCCTGCCGGACGGCGTGCTGGCCCAGGTGACGGGCGGCGCCGGCTTCAGCGCCGACATCTCGGCCGCCTTCGACGGCGCGAACCTCACCCTGCTGGCCACCACCGCCAGCGTGGTGGCGCTGCTGCTCGTCCTGACCTACCGCAGCCCGGTGCTGTGGATCCTGGCGCTGGCCGTGGTGGGCGCGGCCGACCAGGTCGTGGCGTCCCTCGTGGGCCTCGTCTCCCAGGGCAGCTCCATCCCCTTCGACGAGTCGACCACCGGCATCGTCTCGGTGCTCGTCTTCGGCGCGGGCACCGACTACGCGCTGCTGCTGATCGCCCGCTACCGGGAGGAGCTGCAGCGCACGGAGGACCGGCGCCAGGCCATGCGCGACGCCGTCACGGGCGCCGGTCCGGCGATCGCGGCCTCGGGCACCACGGTGGTGCTGGCCCTGCTCACCCTGCTGGCCGCCGCCTTCGGCGGCACCCGGGCGATCGGCGTCGCCGGCGCCATCGGCATCGCGGTGGCCCTGCTGTTCGGGCTCGTGGTGCTGCCGGCGGCGCTGGTGGTCTGCCCTCGCGGGCTGTTCTGGCCGCTGGTGCCGCGGGTCGGCGCCACCCGCGGCCGCGGGCGGGTCTGGCGCCGGATCGGCGAGGCCACCGCGCGCCGGCCGTGGCCGGTGATCGCGGCGTCGGTGGTGCTGCTCGTCGGGCTCAGCGCCGGCACCCTGACGACGGGCTACGGGCTGAGCCAGGAGGACACCTTCCGCACCCGCGCCGAGTCCGTCGAGGGCCTGCAGACGCTGTCGGCGTCCTTCCCCGCCGGGGTGGTCTCGCCGGTCGTCGTGATGACCACGCCCGACCGGGCGGACGCCATGGTGACCGCGACCCGGGCGGTGCCCGGCGTGGCCGACGCCGGCCGCGGGGAGTCCACGGCGTCGCTGGCGGAGGTCGACGTGGTGATCACCGCCGAGCCGGACACCGCGGCCAGCTACGACACCGTCCGCGCCCTCCGGACGGCGTCGGCGACGGTGGACCCGGGCGCCGTGGTCGGCGGCAGCGTCGCCACCAGCCTGGACGCCCGGGACGCCTCCCTGCGGGACCTGCGGGTGATCACGCCGCTCATCCTGCTGGTCGTGGCCCTCGTGCTGGTCGCCCTGCTGCGGGCGCTGGTCGCGCCGCTGGTGCTGATCTTGACGGTGGTCCTCAGCTTCTTCGCCGCCCTCGGCGCGGGCAGCCTCGCCTTCACCCTCGTCTTCGACTTCCCGGCGCTGGACTACCAGGTGCCGCTGCTGGCCTTCCTGTTCCTGGTGGCGCTGGGTGTCGACTACAACATCTTCCTGGTCTCCCGGGCGCAGGAGGAGTCCCTCCGGCACGGCACCCGCGCCGGGGTCGTCGAGGCCCTGGCGGTGACCGGCGGGGTGATCACCAGCGCGGGGATCCTGCTCGCCGCGGTGTTCACGGTGCTCGGGGTGCTGCCGGTCATCGTGCTCACCGAGATCGGCATCATCGTCGGGCTCGGGGTGCTGCTGGACACCCTGCTGGTCCGGACGGTGCTGGTGCCGGCCCTCGTGCACCTGCTCGGGGACCGGTTCTGGTGGCCGCGACGGCTGCCCCGGCACGCCGACGCCCCGGTGGCCGCCGAGCCGGCCGAGGTCACGCCGCGGCGCGCCCTGGTCTAG
- a CDS encoding SulP family inorganic anion transporter → MTPTPPASSAPAARVTVRDVLRDPRLLTREALAGVVTTLALVPEVISFSVIAGVDPVVSLVASIVLALTMSVLGGRPAMVTAAAGSVALVIAPLVQDHGVGYVLPAVVLAGVVQVVFGLAGLARLMRFVPRSVMIGFVNALGILIFAAQVPHLVGVPWVVYPLFALTIAVVVLLPRLTTAVPAPLVAIVVVTLIVVLAGLTVPDVGGEGPLTGSLPGLTPFTVPLSLETLQIVWPTALSVAFVGLLESLLTAKLVDDLTDTRSAKGRESWALGVANVAAGFWGGIAGCAMIGQTIVNVKIGRARTRVSTVVAGLFLLAVVTGLSSVIARIPMVALAAVMMVVALSTVSWHSVAPGTLRRMPLPETAVMVVTVIVTVATGNLAVGVAVGVVLAMVLFARRVAHVIDVERTVSEDGTSVRYEVVGPLFFGSSNDLVERFSYADDPSVAVVDLHQAQVWDASTVAALDAVETKFRDHGVHAQIVGLDERSTAFHARLSGRLGA, encoded by the coding sequence ATGACCCCGACGCCGCCCGCGTCCTCCGCCCCTGCCGCGCGCGTCACGGTGCGCGACGTGCTCCGGGACCCCCGGCTCCTCACCCGCGAGGCGCTCGCGGGCGTGGTGACCACCCTGGCCCTGGTGCCCGAGGTGATCTCCTTCTCGGTCATCGCCGGCGTCGACCCCGTCGTCAGCCTGGTGGCCTCCATCGTGCTGGCCCTGACCATGTCGGTGCTGGGCGGCCGGCCCGCGATGGTCACCGCGGCCGCCGGGTCGGTCGCGCTGGTGATCGCCCCGCTGGTGCAGGACCACGGCGTCGGGTACGTGCTGCCGGCGGTGGTGCTCGCCGGCGTCGTGCAGGTCGTCTTCGGCCTCGCCGGCCTGGCCCGGCTGATGCGCTTCGTGCCGCGCTCGGTGATGATCGGCTTCGTCAACGCCCTCGGCATCCTCATCTTCGCCGCGCAGGTGCCGCACCTCGTGGGCGTGCCGTGGGTGGTCTACCCGCTGTTCGCCCTGACCATCGCCGTCGTCGTGCTGCTGCCCCGGCTGACGACCGCCGTGCCCGCGCCGCTGGTGGCCATCGTCGTGGTCACCTTGATCGTGGTGCTGGCCGGGCTGACCGTGCCGGACGTGGGCGGCGAGGGCCCGCTGACGGGCTCGCTGCCCGGGCTCACCCCGTTCACGGTCCCGCTCAGCCTCGAGACGCTGCAGATCGTCTGGCCGACCGCCCTCAGCGTCGCCTTCGTCGGCCTGCTGGAGAGCCTGCTCACCGCCAAGCTCGTCGACGACCTCACCGACACCCGCTCGGCCAAGGGCCGCGAGTCCTGGGCGCTGGGCGTCGCAAACGTCGCCGCGGGGTTCTGGGGCGGGATCGCCGGCTGCGCCATGATCGGCCAGACCATCGTCAACGTGAAGATCGGCCGCGCCCGCACCCGCGTCTCCACCGTCGTGGCCGGGCTGTTCCTCCTCGCCGTCGTCACCGGGCTGAGCAGCGTCATCGCGCGGATCCCCATGGTGGCGCTGGCCGCGGTGATGATGGTCGTCGCGCTCAGCACCGTCAGCTGGCACAGCGTGGCCCCGGGGACGCTCCGGCGGATGCCCCTGCCGGAGACGGCGGTGATGGTCGTGACGGTGATCGTGACCGTGGCGACGGGCAACCTCGCGGTGGGCGTCGCGGTCGGGGTGGTGCTGGCCATGGTGCTGTTCGCCCGCCGCGTCGCCCACGTCATCGACGTCGAGCGCACGGTCAGCGAGGACGGGACCTCGGTGCGCTACGAGGTCGTCGGCCCGCTGTTCTTCGGCAGCAGCAACGACCTCGTCGAGCGGTTCTCCTACGCCGACGACCCGTCCGTGGCGGTGGTGGACCTCCACCAGGCCCAGGTCTGGGACGCCTCCACGGTCGCGGCGCTGGACGCCGTCGAGACCAAGTTCCGCGACCACGGCGTGCACGCCCAGATCGTGGGTCTGGACGAGCGCAGCACCGCGTTCCACGCCCGCCTCTCGGGCCGGCTCGGCGCCTGA
- a CDS encoding DNA repair helicase XPB, with product MPPGAVGAGPLVVQSDRTLLLEVDHPDAAACRIAIAPFAELERAPEHIHTYRLTPLGLWNARAAGHDAEQVVDTLLTYSRYPVPNALLVDVADTMDRYGRLRIEKHPTHGLVLVSTDRPVLTEVLRSAKVKGLVGAEVDADTVVVHPSERGHLKQVLLKLGWPAEDLAGYVDGEAHAIELDQTGWDLRPYQGQAAEGFWHGGSGVVVLPCGAGKTIVGAAAMAKAQATTLILVTNTVSARQWRDELIKRTTLTAEEIGEYSGAKKEIRPVTIATYQVITTKRGGVHPHLELFDARDWGLIIYDEVHLLPAPVFRMTADLQARRRLGLTATLVREDGREGDVFSLIGPKRFDAPWKDIEAQGYIAPADCVEVRVTLTEHERMTYAVAEADVKYRLASTADSKTEVVVDLVAKHKGVPTLVIGQYVDQLDELAQRLGAPLIKGDTTVRQREKLYEEFRSGEIDLLVVSKVANFSIDLPTAQVAIQVSGAFGSRQEEAQRLGRLLRPKADGVTARFYAVVARDTVDAEFAAHRQRFLAEQGYGYRIMDAEDAVAAD from the coding sequence ATGCCCCCCGGAGCTGTCGGCGCCGGCCCGCTGGTCGTGCAGTCCGACCGGACGCTGCTGCTGGAGGTCGACCACCCCGACGCGGCCGCCTGCCGGATCGCGATCGCACCCTTCGCCGAGCTGGAGCGCGCGCCCGAGCACATCCACACCTACCGGCTGACGCCGCTGGGACTGTGGAACGCCCGCGCCGCCGGGCACGACGCCGAGCAGGTGGTCGACACCCTGCTCACCTACAGCCGCTACCCGGTGCCGAACGCGCTGCTGGTGGACGTGGCCGACACCATGGACCGCTACGGCCGGCTGCGGATCGAGAAGCACCCCACGCACGGCCTGGTGCTGGTCAGCACCGACCGCCCGGTCCTCACCGAGGTGCTGCGCAGCGCCAAGGTGAAGGGGCTGGTCGGGGCGGAGGTGGACGCGGACACCGTCGTGGTGCACCCGTCCGAGCGCGGCCACCTCAAGCAGGTGCTGCTCAAGCTCGGCTGGCCGGCGGAGGACCTGGCCGGCTACGTCGACGGCGAGGCGCACGCCATCGAGCTCGACCAGACCGGCTGGGACCTGCGGCCCTACCAGGGCCAGGCGGCCGAGGGCTTCTGGCACGGCGGCTCGGGCGTGGTGGTGCTGCCCTGCGGCGCCGGGAAGACCATCGTCGGCGCGGCCGCCATGGCCAAGGCGCAGGCGACGACGCTGATCCTGGTCACCAACACCGTCTCGGCCCGGCAGTGGCGCGACGAGCTGATCAAGCGGACGACCCTGACGGCGGAGGAGATCGGGGAGTACTCCGGCGCCAAGAAGGAGATCCGGCCGGTCACCATCGCCACCTACCAGGTCATCACCACCAAGCGCGGTGGCGTGCACCCGCACCTCGAGCTCTTCGACGCCCGCGACTGGGGGCTGATCATCTACGACGAGGTGCACCTGCTGCCCGCGCCGGTGTTCCGGATGACCGCCGACCTGCAGGCGCGCCGGCGGCTCGGCCTGACCGCCACGCTGGTCCGCGAGGACGGTCGCGAGGGTGACGTGTTCTCCCTGATCGGGCCCAAGCGGTTCGACGCCCCCTGGAAGGACATCGAGGCGCAGGGCTACATCGCGCCGGCCGACTGCGTCGAGGTCCGGGTGACGCTCACCGAGCACGAGCGGATGACCTACGCCGTCGCCGAGGCGGACGTGAAGTACCGGCTGGCCTCGACGGCGGACTCCAAGACCGAGGTCGTCGTCGACCTGGTGGCCAAGCACAAGGGAGTCCCGACGCTGGTGATCGGCCAGTACGTCGACCAGCTGGACGAGCTGGCGCAGCGGCTCGGCGCCCCGCTGATCAAGGGCGACACCACCGTCCGGCAGCGGGAGAAGCTGTACGAGGAGTTCCGCTCCGGCGAGATCGACCTGCTGGTGGTCAGCAAGGTGGCGAACTTCTCCATCGACCTGCCGACCGCCCAGGTGGCCATCCAGGTGTCGGGCGCCTTCGGCTCGCGGCAGGAGGAGGCGCAGCGGCTGGGCCGGCTGCTCCGGCCCAAGGCTGACGGGGTGACGGCGCGGTTCTACGCCGTCGTCGCCCGGGACACGGTCGACGCCGAGTTCGCGGCCCACCGGCAGCGCTTCCTGGCCGAGCAGGGCTACGGCTACCGGATCATGGACGCCGAGGACGCCGTCGCCGCCGACTGA
- a CDS encoding helicase-associated domain-containing protein has product MPRRTAAATRPRTLTEALRALTADQLADLLRLRPDLTYPLPHDLTELGSRSTTPTSVARAVDGLDAWCRLVAEALAACPDPASTADVSALLGEPAAVTRAVDALRRRALLWGADDQLHLVRPVREAFEPHPGGLAAPSPRPLTPAQVEAALAACDPAVRPVLDRLLWSPTGAVRNAERAVAVQAARSPVEQLLAHGLLRPQDADTVVLPREVAWVLRGGRFSRHPVPPTAPTVGGRVRTPPLVDSAGAGAAFGLLHDVELAVHAVETVPHRLLRTGGVAARDVTALGRRMGTDAAHATFVLECAAAAGLVAPGGNLCLLPTADFDRWAGQDGPSRWLLLARSWLAAPRWFSASAEPGTHPLGPEADASSAPAVRRLLLGLAAALEPGTVPDLGGLTEALAWHRPRLTRGPVDAATLVDWTWREAGWLGAVALGGVSAFAASLDREDAALPAELAALFPEPVHAVILQADLTAVAPGPLAYEVAGELRLLAEQESRGGGGVYRFSDGSLRRAFDVGWSAAEVHAWLGEHSVTPVPQPLAYLVDDVARRHGSIRVGSSLSYLRSDDATEVATLLGHPGAASLGLRAVAPGVLVAGVEPAELVAFLHGLGQTPAVEDEGGRTMTPPPGQRAPRPTGPDPLPAVRPEEVAASVLAAERNHPRHHAAGVDSTEQTLERLRVATQQASPVWVAWVAADGSPTERELAPLDLTGGSVRAVDRSSAQVVTIPLARISRVGAAPGGV; this is encoded by the coding sequence GTGCCCCGTCGCACTGCGGCCGCGACGCGGCCACGCACGCTCACCGAGGCCCTCCGGGCGCTGACGGCCGACCAGCTCGCCGACCTGCTGCGGCTGCGGCCCGACCTCACCTACCCGCTGCCCCACGACCTGACCGAGCTCGGCTCCCGCTCCACCACCCCCACGTCGGTGGCTCGCGCCGTCGACGGCCTGGACGCGTGGTGCCGGCTGGTCGCCGAGGCGCTCGCGGCCTGCCCCGACCCCGCGTCCACCGCCGACGTCAGCGCCCTGCTGGGCGAACCCGCCGCGGTGACCCGGGCCGTCGACGCGCTGCGCCGGCGTGCGCTGCTGTGGGGGGCCGACGACCAGCTGCACCTGGTCCGGCCGGTCCGGGAGGCCTTCGAGCCCCACCCGGGCGGGCTGGCCGCGCCGTCCCCCCGCCCGCTGACCCCCGCGCAGGTCGAGGCGGCGCTCGCGGCCTGCGACCCCGCGGTCCGGCCGGTCCTCGACCGCCTGCTGTGGTCGCCCACCGGCGCCGTCCGCAACGCCGAGCGCGCCGTCGCCGTCCAGGCCGCCCGCTCGCCCGTCGAGCAGCTGCTGGCCCACGGGCTGCTGCGACCGCAGGACGCCGACACCGTGGTGCTGCCGCGCGAGGTCGCCTGGGTGCTCCGCGGCGGCCGGTTCAGCCGGCATCCGGTGCCGCCGACCGCGCCCACCGTCGGCGGCCGGGTCCGGACGCCCCCGCTGGTCGACTCCGCCGGCGCCGGCGCCGCCTTCGGGCTGCTGCACGACGTCGAGCTCGCCGTGCACGCCGTGGAGACCGTCCCGCACCGGCTGCTGCGCACCGGCGGCGTCGCGGCGCGCGACGTCACCGCCCTCGGCCGCCGGATGGGGACCGACGCCGCGCACGCCACCTTCGTGCTCGAGTGCGCCGCGGCGGCGGGGCTGGTCGCGCCGGGCGGGAACCTGTGCCTGCTGCCCACCGCGGACTTCGACCGCTGGGCCGGGCAGGACGGACCCAGCCGCTGGCTGCTGCTGGCGCGCAGCTGGCTGGCCGCACCCCGCTGGTTCTCCGCCTCCGCCGAGCCCGGCACCCACCCGCTGGGTCCCGAGGCCGACGCCTCCTCCGCCCCCGCCGTCCGGCGGCTGCTGCTCGGCCTGGCCGCCGCGCTCGAACCCGGCACCGTCCCCGATCTCGGGGGGCTGACCGAGGCCCTGGCCTGGCACCGGCCGCGGCTGACCCGCGGGCCGGTCGACGCCGCGACGCTGGTCGACTGGACCTGGCGGGAGGCCGGCTGGCTCGGGGCGGTCGCCCTGGGCGGGGTGAGCGCCTTCGCCGCCAGCCTCGACCGCGAGGACGCCGCGCTCCCCGCCGAGCTGGCCGCGCTGTTCCCCGAGCCCGTCCACGCGGTGATCCTGCAGGCCGACCTGACCGCCGTCGCCCCCGGTCCTCTTGCCTACGAGGTGGCCGGGGAGCTGCGGCTGCTGGCCGAGCAGGAGTCCCGCGGCGGCGGTGGCGTCTACCGGTTCAGCGACGGCTCCCTGCGTCGGGCCTTCGACGTCGGCTGGTCCGCCGCCGAGGTGCACGCGTGGCTCGGCGAGCACTCGGTGACCCCGGTCCCGCAGCCGCTGGCCTACCTCGTCGACGACGTGGCCCGCCGGCACGGGAGCATCCGCGTCGGCAGCTCCCTGTCCTACCTGCGCAGCGACGACGCCACGGAGGTGGCGACGCTGCTGGGGCACCCCGGGGCGGCCTCGTTGGGCCTGCGCGCGGTCGCCCCCGGGGTGCTGGTCGCCGGCGTCGAGCCGGCCGAGCTGGTCGCCTTCCTGCACGGCCTCGGCCAGACGCCGGCCGTCGAGGACGAGGGCGGCCGGACGATGACGCCGCCCCCCGGCCAGCGCGCCCCCCGGCCGACCGGACCGGACCCGCTGCCCGCGGTGCGGCCCGAGGAGGTCGCCGCGTCGGTGCTGGCCGCGGAGCGGAACCACCCCCGCCACCACGCCGCGGGCGTCGACAGCACCGAGCAGACCCTGGAGCGGCTGCGGGTGGCCACCCAGCAGGCGTCGCCGGTGTGGGTCGCGTGGGTGGCCGCCGACGGCAGCCCCACCGAGCGCGAGCTGGCCCCGCTGGACCTGACAGGCGGCTCCGTCCGGGCCGTCGACCGCTCCAGCGCGCAGGTCGTGACCATCCCGCTGGCCCGGATCTCCCGCGTCGGGGCGGCCCCCGGCGGGGTCTGA
- a CDS encoding MFS transporter: MNPVSAATAEHAPTSTSTPPSAPPTSPAARSRRPWPRALAALEVRDYRLYLSSQMVATTGLWMQRIAQDWLVLELTGSVTAVGVAVALQFLPVLLFGMWGGVLADRYPKRTILIVTQSTAALMAATLGTLALTGTIQAWHVFVVAAALGFVTVVDNPTRQVFVSELVGHTHIRNAVSLNSSVFQLGALVGPAASGALISAVGQGWSFLLNAASCLLVVTMVAIIRPTAAPALAPGGQKSQLRDGLRYIRRTSEVGWSIVLAAAIGVFGLNMPVILAAFADHVFTAGVAGYSLFNSLTAVGALTGAILSARRQASPRLRVLTTTLVALGVMLMIASLAPSLWVFGLVLVFVGFCTLQFLTGANSLVQTTCTPAVRGRVMSVYLMVLLGGQAIGGPAVGWLVDHIGARESMLACGAMVALVSTAAGLAMARRSHLTLEVTVRRGTGRLPVHIVPSDH; this comes from the coding sequence GTGAACCCTGTGTCCGCGGCCACCGCTGAACACGCCCCGACGTCCACGTCGACCCCGCCGTCCGCTCCCCCCACGAGCCCCGCCGCCCGCTCGCGCCGTCCCTGGCCGCGTGCGCTGGCCGCGCTGGAGGTGCGCGACTACCGGCTCTACCTCTCCTCGCAGATGGTGGCGACGACGGGCCTGTGGATGCAGCGCATCGCGCAGGACTGGCTGGTGCTGGAGCTGACCGGCAGCGTCACCGCCGTCGGGGTCGCCGTCGCGCTGCAGTTCCTGCCCGTGCTGCTCTTCGGGATGTGGGGCGGCGTGCTCGCCGACCGCTACCCGAAGCGCACCATCTTGATCGTCACCCAGTCCACGGCCGCCCTGATGGCGGCGACGCTGGGCACCCTGGCGCTCACGGGCACCATCCAGGCCTGGCACGTCTTCGTCGTCGCCGCGGCGCTGGGCTTCGTGACCGTGGTGGACAACCCCACCCGGCAGGTCTTCGTGTCCGAGCTGGTCGGGCACACCCACATCCGCAACGCCGTCAGCCTCAACTCCTCGGTCTTCCAGCTCGGCGCCCTCGTCGGCCCGGCGGCCTCCGGTGCGCTGATCAGCGCCGTCGGCCAGGGCTGGTCGTTCCTGCTCAACGCCGCGTCCTGCCTGCTGGTGGTGACGATGGTGGCGATCATCCGCCCGACCGCCGCACCGGCCCTCGCGCCCGGCGGCCAGAAGAGCCAGCTGCGGGACGGCCTGCGCTACATCCGCCGCACGTCGGAGGTGGGCTGGTCGATCGTGCTCGCCGCGGCCATCGGCGTGTTCGGGCTCAACATGCCGGTCATCCTGGCGGCCTTCGCCGACCACGTGTTCACGGCCGGCGTCGCCGGTTACAGCCTCTTCAACTCCCTGACCGCGGTCGGCGCGCTGACCGGGGCGATCCTGTCGGCCCGCCGCCAGGCCAGCCCCCGGCTCCGGGTGCTCACCACCACCCTGGTGGCCCTGGGCGTCATGTTGATGATCGCCTCGCTCGCCCCGAGCCTGTGGGTGTTCGGCCTGGTCCTGGTCTTCGTCGGGTTCTGCACCCTGCAGTTCCTGACCGGCGCCAACTCCCTGGTCCAGACCACCTGCACGCCGGCCGTCCGCGGCCGCGTGATGAGCGTCTACCTCATGGTGCTGCTGGGCGGCCAGGCGATCGGCGGCCCCGCCGTCGGCTGGCTGGTGGACCACATCGGCGCCCGCGAGAGCATGCTGGCCTGCGGCGCGATGGTCGCCCTGGTCTCGACGGCCGCCGGCCTGGCCATGGCGCGGCGCTCGCACCTGACGCTCGAGGTCACGGTCCGCCGCGGCACCGGCCGGCTGCCGGTGCACATCGTGCCCTCCGACCACTGA
- a CDS encoding LysR substrate-binding domain-containing protein has protein sequence MAGETNFDPVLLRTFLTVATGLSFTRAAEQLGLSQPTVSQHVRRLEEACKRQLLRRDTRTVALTDNGQAMAGFARTILAANDEAVAYFTGSAMSGRLRFGAADELALSELPTILREFRQLYPRINLELTVTQSGTLVRRLTANHLDLVFINQEADLGRGTLVRRDRLVWVGIDRLQLEPDHPVPVITYHAPSLSRSAAIDSLEQAHRTWRITCNTREINGVLAATRAGIGICVLAQSRVPGDLRILSGRFDLPPLPDVEMALVDNPRSPREPVEALSRAIVNLPLGPHASPQDRARR, from the coding sequence ATGGCGGGGGAGACGAACTTCGACCCGGTGCTGCTGCGCACCTTCTTGACGGTGGCCACGGGGCTCAGCTTCACCCGCGCCGCGGAGCAGCTGGGGCTGAGCCAGCCCACCGTGTCCCAGCACGTCCGACGGCTGGAGGAGGCCTGCAAGCGCCAGCTCCTGCGGCGGGACACCCGCACCGTCGCGCTGACCGACAACGGCCAGGCCATGGCCGGCTTCGCCCGGACGATCCTGGCCGCGAACGACGAGGCCGTCGCCTACTTCACCGGCTCCGCGATGAGCGGCCGGCTCCGCTTCGGGGCCGCCGACGAGCTGGCGCTCAGCGAGCTGCCCACCATCCTGCGCGAGTTCCGACAGCTCTACCCCCGGATCAACCTGGAGCTGACCGTCACCCAGAGCGGCACGCTGGTCCGGCGCCTGACGGCCAACCACCTCGACCTCGTCTTCATCAACCAGGAGGCCGACCTCGGCCGCGGCACCCTGGTCCGGCGGGACCGGCTGGTCTGGGTGGGCATCGACCGGCTGCAGCTGGAACCGGACCACCCCGTCCCCGTCATCACCTACCACGCGCCGAGCCTCAGCCGCTCGGCCGCGATCGACTCGCTGGAGCAGGCGCACCGCACCTGGCGGATCACCTGCAACACCCGTGAGATCAACGGTGTGCTGGCCGCCACCCGGGCGGGCATCGGCATCTGCGTGCTGGCGCAGAGCCGGGTGCCCGGGGACCTGCGGATCCTCTCCGGTCGGTTCGACCTGCCGCCGCTGCCCGACGTCGAGATGGCCCTGGTGGACAACCCCCGCTCGCCCCGGGAGCCGGTCGAGGCGCTCAGCCGGGCCATCGTCAACCTCCCGCTGGGACCGCACGCCTCGCCGCAGGACCGCGCCCGCCGGTAG
- a CDS encoding cold-shock protein — MPVGKVRFYDAEKGFGFLTKDEGGDVYVRATALPPGVTSLKAGQKVEFGVVEGRKGEQALSLRVLEAPPSLSKALRKPPESMTVIVEDLIKMLDGLGNGYRRGRHPESRTATQVATVLRAVADELEL; from the coding sequence GTGCCTGTTGGCAAGGTGAGGTTCTACGACGCCGAGAAGGGCTTCGGCTTCCTGACCAAGGACGAGGGCGGGGACGTGTACGTGCGCGCCACCGCACTGCCCCCCGGCGTCACCAGCCTCAAGGCCGGCCAGAAGGTCGAGTTCGGCGTCGTCGAGGGCCGCAAGGGCGAGCAGGCGCTCTCGCTGCGCGTCCTCGAGGCCCCGCCGTCGCTGTCCAAGGCTCTCCGCAAGCCGCCGGAGTCGATGACGGTCATCGTCGAGGACCTGATCAAGATGCTCGACGGGCTCGGCAACGGCTACCGGCGCGGCCGGCACCCGGAGTCCCGCACGGCCACCCAGGTGGCCACCGTGCTCCGCGCCGTCGCCGACGAGCTGGAGCTCTAG
- a CDS encoding DUF3027 domain-containing protein codes for MAPSTRTTKPDAICLAAVDLAREAAVETAGEMGVGEYLGHHADAERVLSHFFACPHPAYRGWRWSVTVARASRAKVVTLDEVVLLPAEGALLAQEWLPWADRIQPGDVTPGLLMPTPAEDPRLEPGYTGGERAADTDPAEATQARAVVAELGLGRERVLSRTGRDEAAERWLAGDGGPENPMSKQAPGPCETCGFFLRLQGGMGVLFGACGNAFSPSDGRVVSVDHGCGAHSSVPPLEPAEELPPPVWETIEWDEPVSLFD; via the coding sequence ATGGCTCCCAGCACCCGCACCACCAAGCCCGACGCGATCTGCCTGGCAGCCGTCGACCTCGCGCGCGAGGCGGCCGTCGAGACGGCCGGGGAGATGGGCGTCGGGGAGTACCTCGGCCACCACGCCGACGCCGAGCGCGTGCTCAGCCACTTCTTCGCGTGCCCCCACCCGGCCTACCGCGGCTGGCGCTGGTCGGTGACGGTCGCCCGGGCCTCGCGCGCCAAGGTGGTGACCCTCGACGAGGTGGTGCTGCTGCCCGCCGAGGGCGCCCTGCTGGCGCAGGAGTGGCTGCCGTGGGCCGACCGGATCCAGCCCGGCGACGTCACCCCCGGCCTGCTGATGCCGACCCCGGCGGAGGACCCGCGGCTGGAGCCGGGCTACACCGGCGGTGAGCGCGCCGCGGACACCGACCCGGCCGAGGCGACGCAGGCCCGCGCCGTCGTCGCCGAGCTCGGCCTCGGCCGTGAGCGCGTGCTCAGCCGCACCGGTCGGGACGAGGCCGCCGAGCGGTGGCTCGCGGGCGACGGCGGCCCCGAGAACCCGATGTCCAAGCAGGCTCCCGGTCCGTGCGAGACCTGCGGGTTCTTCCTGCGGCTGCAGGGGGGCATGGGCGTGCTCTTCGGGGCGTGCGGCAACGCCTTCTCGCCCTCCGACGGCCGGGTGGTGAGCGTCGACCACGGCTGCGGGGCCCACTCCAGCGTGCCGCCCCTGGAGCCGGCGGAGGAGCTGCCCCCGCCGGTCTGGGAGACCATCGAGTGGGACGAGCCCGTCTCCCTCTTCGACTGA